Proteins encoded within one genomic window of Parolsenella massiliensis:
- a CDS encoding ABC transporter substrate-binding protein, whose protein sequence is MKDLKISRRSFIGGATIFGATVAAASLTGCGGSGSASTDEAASTTGGTLNITLASSPKYLDPCKYTGVYESQVINNVCDTLVQYKMDLSEIVPCLATDWTISDDGMTYTFNLRSDAKFQAGQYQDGRALTADDVKYALERSATESAMNRLSMLDHVNVVSDTQVECVLKQPAASFLTALTDAGNVIVPKEEVEGWGDAFGDHLVGSGPFSLKSFTKDQVSELVRHDNYWGDKPTLDGVNFKVITDTSQAVNALQTGDADVTTDVSGESVQVVKDDGNLTLDQKDALHITYCYMNQVNGPCADQKVRKAILMAVDRQQICDGIWQYGEGSVATLPLPKGSWGYDESVEADIPAYDPEGAKKLLSEAGYPDGMTLSYYYSTSTTGDKVATILQQQLKNALNIDLDIHKGDWGTFSADAASGAADIYSMSWTWYPDPYFFLNKLFSRAELGALGNGAGFDHDDVEDLLDKGLEATDQNERAGYYKQALKAIVAYDPILVYGSRKVTTGLSNKVQGFESRADQLVYVVNSEVNVSK, encoded by the coding sequence ATGAAGGACCTCAAGATCTCCAGGCGTTCGTTCATCGGCGGTGCCACGATCTTCGGCGCCACCGTCGCCGCTGCGTCCCTCACCGGCTGCGGTGGCTCTGGCTCCGCCTCCACGGACGAGGCTGCCTCCACCACGGGTGGCACGCTGAACATCACGCTCGCCTCTTCCCCGAAGTACCTCGACCCGTGCAAGTACACGGGCGTGTACGAGTCCCAGGTCATCAACAACGTCTGCGACACGCTCGTCCAGTACAAGATGGACCTGTCCGAGATCGTGCCGTGTCTGGCTACTGACTGGACGATCTCCGATGACGGCATGACCTACACGTTCAACCTGCGCAGCGATGCCAAGTTCCAGGCCGGCCAGTACCAGGACGGCCGCGCCCTCACGGCCGACGACGTCAAGTACGCCCTCGAGCGCTCCGCGACCGAGTCCGCCATGAACCGCCTGTCCATGCTCGACCACGTCAACGTCGTCTCCGACACGCAGGTCGAGTGCGTCCTGAAGCAGCCCGCCGCCTCCTTCCTTACGGCGCTCACCGATGCCGGCAATGTCATTGTCCCGAAGGAAGAGGTCGAGGGCTGGGGCGACGCCTTCGGCGACCACCTCGTGGGCTCCGGTCCCTTCTCCCTCAAGTCCTTCACGAAGGACCAGGTCTCCGAGCTCGTCCGTCACGACAACTACTGGGGCGACAAGCCTACGCTCGACGGCGTGAACTTCAAGGTCATCACCGACACCTCGCAGGCCGTCAACGCCCTGCAGACCGGTGACGCCGACGTTACGACCGACGTGTCCGGCGAGTCCGTCCAGGTCGTCAAGGACGATGGCAACCTCACGCTCGACCAGAAGGACGCCCTGCACATCACCTACTGCTACATGAACCAGGTCAACGGCCCCTGTGCCGACCAGAAGGTCCGCAAGGCCATCCTCATGGCCGTCGACCGCCAGCAGATCTGCGACGGCATCTGGCAGTACGGCGAGGGCTCCGTGGCCACGCTCCCGCTGCCGAAGGGCTCCTGGGGCTACGACGAGTCCGTCGAGGCCGACATCCCCGCTTACGACCCTGAGGGCGCCAAGAAGCTGCTCTCCGAGGCCGGCTACCCGGACGGCATGACGCTCTCCTACTACTACAGCACCTCCACGACCGGTGACAAGGTCGCCACAATCCTGCAGCAGCAGCTCAAGAACGCCCTGAACATCGACCTCGACATCCACAAGGGTGACTGGGGCACGTTCTCCGCTGACGCCGCCTCTGGCGCCGCCGACATCTACTCGATGTCCTGGACCTGGTACCCCGACCCCTACTTCTTCCTCAACAAGCTCTTCAGCCGCGCTGAGCTGGGCGCCCTGGGCAACGGTGCGGGCTTTGACCACGACGACGTCGAGGACCTGCTCGACAAGGGCCTCGAGGCCACGGACCAGAACGAGCGTGCCGGCTACTACAAGCAGGCGCTCAAGGCCATCGTCGCCTACGACCCGATCCTGGTCTACGGTTCGCGCAAGGTCACCACGGGCCTGTCCAACAAGGTGCAGGGCTTTGAGAGCCGCGCCGACCAGCTCGTGTACGTCGTGAACAGCGAGGTTAACGTCTCCAAGTAG
- a CDS encoding aminopeptidase C: MALDELDFSAVNELTNEFASVRANRVARNAVTALNVVEASVDRRQARNYQDTFGVSLKTAKTVTGQRHSGRCWMFSTLNVLRSKVLENLDIDDFEFSQNYIQFYDKLERCNSRLEYVIDTVDLPWNDREVTQLMLTPVEDGGQFVFCCNLVKKWGAIPKALMPDTACNKDTAQMNSLLTTLLRKDATILRKMAADGATTEELRARKQEMLPEFHRILCCCLGEPPVTFDLTMEVGEGADVDKSKVSRQLSANGGKESLVLRDHGITPREFVERYVKLNLEDYVELVNFPGEGRPYEHAYGIRYFDPVIGGQRLRFLNMPMEDLENAAVESLKAGVPAFMMCAVNKKLMRKDEDFSGVLALDGMDLDGTFGVDLSQTKAEMIDDRECGMTHCMAFQGVELGQDGKPVAWRVENSWGDDFGFDGYLVIDADWFRLYGGDVVVERRFVPERIQKLWDTLPLEDVAYWDNMLAIG, translated from the coding sequence GTGGCCCTAGACGAACTGGACTTCTCTGCCGTGAACGAGCTGACGAACGAGTTCGCCAGCGTGCGCGCCAACCGCGTGGCCCGCAACGCCGTGACGGCGCTCAACGTCGTGGAGGCGAGCGTCGACCGCCGCCAGGCGCGCAACTACCAGGACACGTTCGGCGTGTCACTCAAGACCGCCAAGACCGTCACCGGCCAGCGCCACTCGGGCCGCTGCTGGATGTTCTCGACGCTCAACGTCCTTCGCTCGAAGGTGCTCGAGAACCTCGACATCGACGACTTCGAGTTCTCGCAGAACTACATCCAGTTCTATGACAAGCTCGAGCGCTGCAACTCCCGTCTGGAGTACGTCATCGACACGGTGGACCTGCCCTGGAACGACCGCGAGGTCACCCAGCTTATGCTCACGCCCGTCGAGGACGGCGGCCAGTTCGTCTTCTGCTGCAACCTCGTGAAGAAGTGGGGCGCCATCCCCAAGGCGCTCATGCCCGACACGGCGTGCAACAAGGACACCGCCCAGATGAACTCGCTGCTCACGACTCTTCTGCGCAAGGACGCCACAATTCTTCGCAAGATGGCCGCCGACGGCGCCACGACCGAGGAGCTGCGCGCCAGGAAGCAGGAGATGCTGCCGGAGTTCCACCGCATCCTGTGCTGCTGCCTGGGCGAGCCGCCCGTGACGTTCGACCTCACGATGGAGGTGGGCGAGGGCGCCGACGTGGACAAGAGCAAGGTGAGCCGCCAGCTGTCCGCCAACGGCGGCAAGGAGAGCCTCGTCCTGCGCGACCACGGCATCACGCCGCGCGAGTTCGTGGAGCGCTACGTCAAGCTCAACCTCGAGGACTATGTCGAGCTCGTGAACTTCCCGGGCGAGGGCCGTCCCTACGAGCACGCCTACGGCATCCGCTACTTCGACCCGGTCATCGGCGGCCAGCGCCTGCGCTTCCTCAACATGCCCATGGAGGACCTCGAGAACGCCGCCGTGGAGTCGCTCAAGGCGGGTGTGCCCGCGTTCATGATGTGCGCGGTCAACAAGAAGCTCATGCGCAAGGACGAGGACTTCTCCGGCGTGCTCGCGCTTGACGGCATGGACCTCGACGGCACGTTCGGCGTCGACCTCTCCCAGACCAAGGCCGAGATGATCGACGACCGCGAGTGCGGCATGACGCACTGCATGGCCTTCCAGGGCGTCGAGCTGGGGCAGGACGGAAAGCCCGTGGCCTGGCGCGTCGAGAACAGCTGGGGAGACGACTTCGGCTTCGACGGCTACCTCGTCATCGACGCCGACTGGTTCCGCCTGTACGGCGGCGATGTCGTGGTGGAGCGTCGCTTCGTGCCTGAGCGCATCCAGAAGCTGTGGGACACGCTGCCGCTCGAGGACGTTGCCTACTGGGACAACATGCTCGCCATCGGCTAG